The Deltaproteobacteria bacterium DNA segment TTATTAATACCCTTGAATGCAAAGTGCATGAAAATATCTATGAAGAATTTATAAACCGTCATGAAAACGAAACCGTTCTGTATGGAAATACCTTCGGGCTGCAGGGACGGGCACTGTTGAATGATTCGATACGTGAGGTCTTAAGACTTGAAGCAGAAGGCAAGGGTATAGAAGAGATACTCCCGCACCTATCCGGGTCGTTCGGGGATGATATCTGGCAAAAAGGGAAAACCGGGAAGGGCCTTATCCCAGTCGGCCAGACCATCGGTTTGATCCATGACGTCGTCTCCTGCCGGAAATTGCTGGATCGGATGGTTAAAGAAGCGGAAGACTGCCTGCAGCAGAATCTCAAGAAATTCCGTTCATAGGAGGGCTGAATGATTGAAGAGCGCCCCTGGCACCGCCATTATGACTACCAGATACCTGCGGCAATCCGCTACCCCCGGCTGCCGGTCCATGAGCTTCTGCAACTTCCGGCCAATGCCTTCCCGGATAAACCGGCTTTCTATTTTCTCGGTACGGAAATGACCTTTCGGGAGTTGCGCCACAACGTCCTGCGCCTGGCTAATGCCCTGGGGGCTTTGGGGGTCGTCAAAGGGGAACGAGTCGGTTTGCATCTCCCCAACTGTCCCCAATACCCCATAGCCTATTATGCCGCCTTGTCTCTGGGGGCGATTGTGGTCAATCTGAATCCCATGTATACCCCCGATGAATTAAAGGCCCTGTCGGCCAAAACCGGAATCACTACCCTGATTACCTTTGATACGGTTCTTCCAAACATCAGGGCCCTCTGCCAGGCCGTGCCTATCTCCAGGGTTGTTGTCACCAGGGTCACTGATTATCTTCAAGGGAAGGGACAACGCACCCCGGCCGGCCTGGACCTGGAGGAGGGATGGCATTATTTTCACAAATTAATCGAAGATTGTCCCAGCACAAAACGTCCGAGAGTTCAGGTCAACCCGGAAGACCCGGCCCTGATCCAATTTACCGGTGGAACAACCGGGCTTCCCAAAGGGGCCGTCCTGACACACGCCAATGTTGTTGCGGCCACCCTGCTATGCTCTCTCTGGGGAACTCCCGCCATGAATCTCACTCCCCCGGAAAAGAGGACATTCTTGGCCGTACTGCCTTTTTTCCATGCCTACGGCAATATCGTGGTAATGAATAACGCCCTCCTGAATTGCGCTACCCAGATTTTGGTGCCCCGTTTTCAAATCGATGAGCTGATCGACCTTTTGGCCCAATTTGAAAAAATATCCTTCTTCCCCACCGTGCCGACCATGATTAATGCCATAGTCAATCACCCCAGGGCTTTGGAACTCCAACTGGACCGAAAGTTCGGGACGCTGAATTCCGGCGCCGCACCCATGCCGGTGGAATTGATCGAACAGGTCAAGGATATGGGGATCTATTTCAGCGAAGGCTGGGGTATGAGCGAGACTACTGCGTTGGGCACCGCCAACCCAATCCTGGGGTTGAAAAAGACGGGCAGCATCGGTATCCCTTTCCCGGATACGGATCTCAGATTAGTGGACCTGCAGGAAGGCATAGAGGAGGTGCCTCAAGGGCAACCCGGGGAAATCATCATCAAGAGCCCCGCGGTCATGAAAGGGTATTGGGATGAGCCGGAGGAAACAGCCGGTCAATTGAAGGATGGTTGGCTGCATACCGGTGATGTCGCCGTCAGGGAT contains these protein-coding regions:
- a CDS encoding long-chain fatty acid--CoA ligase, whose amino-acid sequence is MEERPWHRHYDYQIPAAIRYPRLPVHELLQLPANAFPDKPAFYFLGTEMTFRELRHNVLRLANALGALGVVKGERVGLHLPNCPQYPIAYYAALSLGAIVVNLNPMYTPDELKALSAKTGITTLITFDTVLPNIRALCQAVPISRVVVTRVTDYLQGKGQRTPAGLDLEEGWHYFHKLIEDCPSTKRPRVQVNPEDPALIQFTGGTTGLPKGAVLTHANVVAATLLCSLWGTPAMNLTPPEKRTFLAVLPFFHAYGNIVVMNNALLNCATQILVPRFQIDELIDLLAQFEKISFFPTVPTMINAIVNHPRALELQLDRKFGTLNSGAAPMPVELIEQVKDMGIYFSEGWGMSETTALGTANPILGLKKTGSIGIPFPDTDLRLVDLQEGIEEVPQGQPGEIIIKSPAVMKGYWDEPEETAGQLKDGWLHTGDVAVRDEEGYLFIVDRKKDMIIAGGFNIYPREIDEVLFQHPKIQEAVSVGIPDAYRGETVKAYIVLKTGETATGEEIITFCREKLAAYKVPKKIEFRDSLPKSAVGKVLRKILRSEEEVKRQQLPSQA